Genomic window (Hydrogenimonas cancrithermarum):
AGTGCGGGTTCGCTGTAGCGGTTCAGGATCTCTTTCGAGAAATCCTCGAAGTCCCTGTAGCCGCTTTGGGCGAAGAGGTCGGCGATCAGGTCGATCATCGCGTTCAGGTGGCGCATCGGAACCGAATAGAGTATGAGCCGTGCCGCTCTTTTACCGTGAGTGTACTCCGAACCGAGGTAGAGGCGCACGCCACGCTCCACCTCTTCGGCGAAAAGCTTGGTCCGGATGCCGACGAGGCCGATATCGCTGAAAGCGTGGCGGGCGCACCCTTTCAGGCACCCGCTGAAGCCGAGAGAGATACCGAGCCTTCGGCACTTTTCCAGAGCGAGCGTGTCACTCTCTTTTTTTGTATCCATCAGAGAGTAGACGCAGTATTTCGAACCGGCACAGGCGACGATACCGCCATAGCGCTCCGTACTCTTCGCAAACGCCACCTTTTCCGGCAAACCGGGAATGTAGAAATTCTGGTCACAGCCTATACGAAGTTCTTTCACCCCGTACGTTCCACACAGATGCAGTATCTCGTCGAACTGATCGAAAGAGAGCTCACCGAAACGGGTCGTGTACCGGTGGGCGAAGGTCCCGTTTTTCAGCGCCGTACGCGTTTCTAACGGGGCTTTTTCAATAAGCAATTCTCCGGCCGACGGCAGCGTTTTGCCAAGACGTTCGGCGATCTTCGCCCTCAACCCGTCGATGCCGACGGCTTCGATCATATGAAACAACCGCGCTTTCGAGCGGCTCGCCCTGGGGCCCTCCTCCCGGTAGACCTCCGCCACCGCCCTAAAAAGTACCGGCACTTGTGAAGCTTCGGCGAAAATATCGAGTGAGCGTGCCGTTTCCGAGTTTTTACCGCCCGCGTAGAGGTTGAACCCTACTCTGCCATCTTTTCTCGCCAACGCGAAATAGAGGTCGTTCCCGAAAAAGGAGGTGCGCTGCTTTTTCGTACCGCTGATCGCGACGTTGAATTTCCGGGGAATCATCCCCACGTAGTCGGGATTTTTCAAAAAGTATCGCTGCATGGCGAGCACGAGGTCGTAGACCTCCACGAGATTCGCCGCCTCCAGCCCATCGAGAGGGTCGGTGACGATGTTTCGGAAATTGTCGCTGTAGGTCTGCCACGATGTGAGGCCGAAGCTCTCGATCCGGTGCGACATCCGCAGAGCCGACGGAAAGTCGAGACCGTGTACCTCCAGCTGCGCCCGCGAGGTCACGATGATCTTTCCGCCGGCAGTGCAAGCCAGGTCCCGCACACCTTTCAGGGCCGCCGTGGCGATTCGTCCCGCCGGAATGCGGATACGGAGGGTGAAAGTCTCCGGTGCCAGTTTGTGGTTGTAGATACCGAAATTCTTCAGATAGAAGCGATCGGCTTCATCCAGCGCTTCCGCATGGATGAACGGAAGTTTTTCAAAAAAGTCGGCCGGCTTCATCTGTCGTTTCAGTTTTTCGATTTTGTTGATTTTCTGTTCTTTCATATTCTCTCCGATTATACTTCACCTAAACCGCCATCTGGCTGAAAAGATTTTTAATTTACTCCAAATTATGTTAAAATCGCGCGCATAAAACAGATACTTCCACATCTTCATTTCAGAAATATCAGGAGAATTTTTTGGCTGAACTGGATTACTACGAAATACTCGAAATCGAACGCACATCGTCGCAGGACGAGATAAAGAAAGCTTACCGAAAAATGGCACTCAAATACCATCCGGACCGCAATCCGGACGACAAAGAGGCCGAAGAGAAGTTCAAACTCGTCAACGAAGCCTACCAAGTTCTCAGCGACGAAGAGAAACGCGCCGTCTACGACCGTTACGGCAAAGCCGGACTCGAAGGCCAGGGGTTCCACGGCTTCGAAGGACAGAGCTACGAAGATATCATGGACGACCTGAGCGCCATCTTCGAATCGGTCTTCGGCGGCGGGTTTACCGGCCGCCGCGCCTCACGAGGCTCGGGAGAGAAGTACAACCTCGACCTCTCGGCCCAAATGGAGATCAGTTTCAAAGAGGCCGTCTTCGGTGCAAAAAAAGAGCTCCGATACCGCTATAAAAAGCCATGCGAACCCTGCAAAGGAACCGGAGCCAAAGATGGTGCCGTCAGCACCTGCGAATACTGCAACGGGCAGGGCCAGGTCTATATGCGACAGGGTTTCATGACCTTCGCACAAACCTGCCCGCAGTGCCACGGCAGCGGCCAGAGCATCAAGGAGAAGTGCCCAAAATGCGCCGGACGCGGCTACGAAGAGGTCGAAACGACGATCACCGTCGAAATTCCCGAGGGGGTCGACGACGGCAACCGCCTTCGCGTACCCCATGCCGGCAACGTGAGCGCCGACGGCCGCCGCGGCGACCTCTACATCACGTTCTACGTCGAAGAGGATGAACACTTCATCCGCCATGGCGACGACATCTACCTCGAAGTGCCGGTCTTCTTTACCCAGGCGGTACTGGGCGAAACGATCGAAATCCCGACACTTCGGGGCAAAAAAGAGCTCAAACTCCCTCAGGGCGCCAAGGACAAGCAGCAGTTCATCTTCCGCGGCGAAGGTGTGAGAAACGTCCACAGCGGCCAGCTTGGCAACCTGATCGCGCAAATTACAATCGTCTATCCGAAATCTCTGAACGAGAAGCAAAAAGAGCTTCTCAAAGAGCTGCAAGAGAGTTTCGGCATCGAGTCAAAGCCCCATGAGAGTATCTTCGAGTCGGCTTTCGAGAAAATCAAGGGATGGTTTAAAAAGTAGATTTTTTTCCATTCCGCCTGGGATGGAAGCTTCATTCTCATCGGACCGGAACCCACTCCTCCGGTCCTTCACGATTCTATTTGTTCGCTTTGTTCAGCGGCAGCAGTTCACGTTTTCGGTACGCCAGCACGATCGTAACGACCACCACACCAATCACATAATAGACAAACGTCGGGATCGGCACCGGGTCGCCTTTGGCGTAAGAGTGCATTCCCGAGAGATAGTAGTTGACGCCGAAGTAGGTCATGACGACAGAGCTGAATGCCAGCAAAGATGCGACATTGAAAGCGAAGACGCCGCGCATCGACTTGACGAAGCGGATATGGATAACGACGGCGTAGACAAGAATCGTCACGAGGGCCCATGTCTCTTTCGGATCCCATCCCCAGTAGCGCCCCCAGCTTTCGTTCGCCCAGACCCCACCCAGGAAGTTACCGACCGTCAGCAAGGCGAGGCCGAAGATAAGGCTCATTTCGTTGATATGGGTCAGTTCACGAATCGAGTATTCGATGTCGGCACGGTTTTCGCCGTGCTTGATGATATAGAGCCAGAGCGTAATGAAAGCCAGAAGGGCACCAAGGCCCAAAAAGCCGTAACTGGCGGTAATCAGCGATACATGGATCATCAGCCAGTAGGATTTGAGCACAGGCACGAGGTTGGTGATCTCCGGGTCGAGCCAGTTCAGATGTGCGACAAAAAGGATGAGACCGGAAAGGATTCCCGTCGCAGCCAACGTAATCGGTGACTTTTTGGAGAAGATAAACCCGGCCAGCAGTGTCGCCCATGCGATGTAGAGCATCGACTCATATCCGTTGCTCCATGGGGCATGGCCGGAGATATACCATCGCAGTCCCAATCCGAACGTATGCACGAAAAATCCGAAAATCAGCAGCGCCATCGCAATGCGCACCGGCCATTTGAGGTTGAATTTCGGCTTGATGATGTGGTAGATCGAAAGCATCAGAAGTATGAAGCCGATACCGAGATAAAGAGGTATGAGCTTCTGGAACGGCTTGTTTTTGTTCATCCAGAGTTCCGCTTCGATCCGTCCTTCCGTGGGGATTATCGCCGCACCGTAAAACTGCTGATACTGTTTGATCACCTCGAGTGCTTTGTCCGCTTTCTTCCAGTCGCCGTCCTTCAATGCGCTGTCGATATTGCTGAAATAGCTCGCCAGAATCGCCTGAACGAACTGGCCACTCTTCTCGTCGAAGTGCTTGATCGCATCGAGCGGAGCGTACCAACGGCCTGTCTTGTCTTTGGGGTTTGGAAAAATTCTCAAAAGCGATCCGGTAAAAGTCATATACATGACATTGACCCGCTCATCCACTTTCAGGATCTCCTTGTCGAGCGTACTACGCTCTGCCGGCCGCTTACGCGTGATCTCTTCAACCATTTTCCCGAGCTTGTAACTCTCCTTTTTCGAAAAATCGAAAAAATCATCGAATGCGGCATATTTGGCTTTCGAATCGATACCGAGAATCTTGTTAATCCCCGGAAGCGAAATCTTGACCATAGGAACTTTCTGCCACTGTTCCGGGCGGATAATCATTCCCAGGAATATCTGGTCCGCATCCAGACCGAAACGCTCCTCTTTGCGCGTCACCTTGCGCAGCACTTCACGCGCCAGTGTATCGATCGGTTCGATACGTCCCCCATTGTCCTGTACGAGCAAGCCGCCGAATTGCTCGGCGTGCGCTTTTTGAATAACCGGAAGATTGTACTTCTGGGCGGTTTCATCGGCATGCATCGGTGTCGGAAGCATCCATCCAAAGGCAAACACCGCGAAAAGCGGGGCACATTTTCTGGCAAGTTTCTGAAGGTCGCGAGCCCGGCGCATAAGCGTCTGGAATCGGCTCGAATAGGTGAGCATCGAACCGAACATACCGATTGCGAGCATCAGATAGCCAAGATAGGTCGGCCAGGTGCCGGGATCGTGATTGACGGACAAGATGGTTCCTTTTTCGTCCATGTCGTAAGAGGACTGGAAAAATCGATAACCGCGATAGTCGAGGACATGGTTCATATAGATTCTAAACGGCATCTCGACCTTTTTTTCCGGATCGACGACAACCACTTCGCTCGCATACGAGGAGGGGCTCATCGAACCGGGATAGCGTTCGAGCTGAAAATCGACCAGTTTGAGGGAAAAAGGGAGTTTGATGATTCTGGAACCGTAACTGACGGCGATATCCCATCCATCGAGCGAAACGTGCACCTCTTCTCCCGGTTGGCCTTTGCTGCCGTAAACGGTCACGATTTTTGAATCTTTGCCGAGCTTCAGTTTCAACTCCACCGCATCGAGCGAACTGCGCATCATCGGAGCGCCCGCCTTGGCTTCACTGCTGGCGATAATCACTTTTGCGTGCGGAAGCGCCTCTTTGATGACAAAATTGACACCGGAACCGCTGTAGAGATGGCGGGTCTGCAGTTCATGTTCTCCCTGGCTCACCATGCCGGAACTTCGGTCACTCATCTTCAGATACTGCAGTGCGAAGGGGAGTTTGGCTTTGAGTTCTCCCTTTTCCATTCGAATTTCGATAACGGGCTTGTCGCTCTGAACAGCCGCTTCGAAGGCGATGACGAACGCCGGAGTCTCATAGCTCTCTCCCGCCTTGAGTATCACCTGCTGCGGCTTCTCTCCCGATGCGATCATCATGGAAATGACCGGGCCGCCCTTCTCGTCCACGACAATCTTTTCAGCCGCGTTGGGAATGTATCGCAGCACTTCGAGCGTCAATGTCTCTTTGTCGAGCCGTATATCCTGAAGCATCCGGTTGCTTCCGATTTTCGAAAAGAGTACCGGTTTGGCGTAAACGAGGTGTTTTCCCTCTTTGGCCGCATCGATCTGGAGGTAGGTCCGGTCACTTATGATTTCGTTGCTTGCCGCACCTTCACGGATATGCATAATCCCTTCGAAACCGAAATAGCGGGTAATTCCGGCACCGACCAGTATGACGATGAAGGCGGCATGAAAGAGAAAGACAAGGCGTTTGCCGGGTCGCCACATACGGTAGCGGACGATATTGGAGACAAGGTTGACCGTGAGCAGAAGCAGAAGAAACTCGAACCATCGGGCGTTATAAACCAGTGCTTTGGCCGTTTGGGTTCCATAATCGTTTTCGATGAAGGTAGCGGTGCCGATCGAAAAGGCGAATATCAGCATCATTACGATGGCGCTATGCATCGAGAGAATGTAATCAGAGAGTTTTTTCATAAGCGGACTCCGGCATTTGGACACCCTTCAAAGCGTGGGATATCCATTAATAATGCCGTTATAGTAGCGTAATTGAAGAGGTTGTCGGGTAAAGTGTGTATTTAAACTGTCGAAACAAGTTTCACTTCAGCTCACTCCAACGGTACCCGATGTTGATACTCGTTTTCAAGGGCACATCGAGGGTTACCGTCTCCTCCATCATTTTGGAAAATCTGCCGGCCAACGCTTCCGCATCATCCGATTTTATCTCGAAAATTAATTCATCATGAATCTGGAGCAGAATCGCGGCATCGAGCGATTCCTCTTTGATTACCCGATGGATATTCAGCATTGCCATTTTGATCAGGTCGGCTGTACTCCCCTGAAAAACGGTATTTCCCGCTTCGCGAAGATAGGCGGCCAGCTGCATGGCGTTTGCATGTTCGAAATCGAAATATCGCCGGCGTCCCAGAAGGGTTTCGACATACCCCTGCTCCTTCGCCTTCGCTTCGATCGATTCGAGATATGCCTTGACGGTCGGGAACGACGCGAAGTAGTTTTCGATGATCGCTTTGGCCTCCTTGGTGGAAATACCCAGCGTCTGGGCCAGTTTGCGGCTTCCCATTCCATAGAGCAGGCCGAAGTTGACCGTTTTGGCGATATTTCGCTTCGCTTGCGCCTCTTCTGCCCCGAAAAGTTTGACCGCCGTCTCCATATGGATATCTTTGTTCTGCCGAAACGCTTCCGTCAAGACCGGGTCACCGGAAAAGTGCGCCAGAAAACGGAGTTCGATCTGCGAATAGTCGATGCCTGCCAGCAGATACCCCTCACTGGCGACAAACCCCTCGCGAATGCGCCTGCCCTCTTCCGTCTTCACCGGAATGTTCTGAAGATTCGGATTTTTGCTGCTCAGACGCCCGGTCGCCGTACCCGTCTGGATGAACGAAGTGTAGATCCGGTGTTTCGGATCTTTCCGTCCCAGTTTCAACAGCGGATCGATGTAGGTGCTCATCAGTTTGTGAAGTTCGCGATAGTCGAGAATTTTCTCGATGATCGGGTGTTCCCCTTTGAGCGTATCAAGGACCTTCTCGTTGGTGCTGTAACCG
Coding sequences:
- the dnaJ gene encoding molecular chaperone DnaJ, coding for MAELDYYEILEIERTSSQDEIKKAYRKMALKYHPDRNPDDKEAEEKFKLVNEAYQVLSDEEKRAVYDRYGKAGLEGQGFHGFEGQSYEDIMDDLSAIFESVFGGGFTGRRASRGSGEKYNLDLSAQMEISFKEAVFGAKKELRYRYKKPCEPCKGTGAKDGAVSTCEYCNGQGQVYMRQGFMTFAQTCPQCHGSGQSIKEKCPKCAGRGYEEVETTITVEIPEGVDDGNRLRVPHAGNVSADGRRGDLYITFYVEEDEHFIRHGDDIYLEVPVFFTQAVLGETIEIPTLRGKKELKLPQGAKDKQQFIFRGEGVRNVHSGQLGNLIAQITIVYPKSLNEKQKELLKELQESFGIESKPHESIFESAFEKIKGWFKK
- the ccsA gene encoding cytochrome c biogenesis protein gives rise to the protein MKKLSDYILSMHSAIVMMLIFAFSIGTATFIENDYGTQTAKALVYNARWFEFLLLLLTVNLVSNIVRYRMWRPGKRLVFLFHAAFIVILVGAGITRYFGFEGIMHIREGAASNEIISDRTYLQIDAAKEGKHLVYAKPVLFSKIGSNRMLQDIRLDKETLTLEVLRYIPNAAEKIVVDEKGGPVISMMIASGEKPQQVILKAGESYETPAFVIAFEAAVQSDKPVIEIRMEKGELKAKLPFALQYLKMSDRSSGMVSQGEHELQTRHLYSGSGVNFVIKEALPHAKVIIASSEAKAGAPMMRSSLDAVELKLKLGKDSKIVTVYGSKGQPGEEVHVSLDGWDIAVSYGSRIIKLPFSLKLVDFQLERYPGSMSPSSYASEVVVVDPEKKVEMPFRIYMNHVLDYRGYRFFQSSYDMDEKGTILSVNHDPGTWPTYLGYLMLAIGMFGSMLTYSSRFQTLMRRARDLQKLARKCAPLFAVFAFGWMLPTPMHADETAQKYNLPVIQKAHAEQFGGLLVQDNGGRIEPIDTLAREVLRKVTRKEERFGLDADQIFLGMIIRPEQWQKVPMVKISLPGINKILGIDSKAKYAAFDDFFDFSKKESYKLGKMVEEITRKRPAERSTLDKEILKVDERVNVMYMTFTGSLLRIFPNPKDKTGRWYAPLDAIKHFDEKSGQFVQAILASYFSNIDSALKDGDWKKADKALEVIKQYQQFYGAAIIPTEGRIEAELWMNKNKPFQKLIPLYLGIGFILLMLSIYHIIKPKFNLKWPVRIAMALLIFGFFVHTFGLGLRWYISGHAPWSNGYESMLYIAWATLLAGFIFSKKSPITLAATGILSGLILFVAHLNWLDPEITNLVPVLKSYWLMIHVSLITASYGFLGLGALLAFITLWLYIIKHGENRADIEYSIRELTHINEMSLIFGLALLTVGNFLGGVWANESWGRYWGWDPKETWALVTILVYAVVIHIRFVKSMRGVFAFNVASLLAFSSVVMTYFGVNYYLSGMHSYAKGDPVPIPTFVYYVIGVVVVTIVLAYRKRELLPLNKANK
- a CDS encoding nitrite/sulfite reductase gives rise to the protein MKEQKINKIEKLKRQMKPADFFEKLPFIHAEALDEADRFYLKNFGIYNHKLAPETFTLRIRIPAGRIATAALKGVRDLACTAGGKIIVTSRAQLEVHGLDFPSALRMSHRIESFGLTSWQTYSDNFRNIVTDPLDGLEAANLVEVYDLVLAMQRYFLKNPDYVGMIPRKFNVAISGTKKQRTSFFGNDLYFALARKDGRVGFNLYAGGKNSETARSLDIFAEASQVPVLFRAVAEVYREEGPRASRSKARLFHMIEAVGIDGLRAKIAERLGKTLPSAGELLIEKAPLETRTALKNGTFAHRYTTRFGELSFDQFDEILHLCGTYGVKELRIGCDQNFYIPGLPEKVAFAKSTERYGGIVACAGSKYCVYSLMDTKKESDTLALEKCRRLGISLGFSGCLKGCARHAFSDIGLVGIRTKLFAEEVERGVRLYLGSEYTHGKRAARLILYSVPMRHLNAMIDLIADLFAQSGYRDFEDFSKEILNRYSEPALAFWLLLNHYRRHVLKENDLLLPEGMEHEDEKSYFIGRLLASGTAHDRSIVEYLQCQEAFPFREAIIYLERSCFKI